In one Candidatus Nealsonbacteria bacterium genomic region, the following are encoded:
- a CDS encoding PadR family transcriptional regulator, whose protein sequence is MLPFERFKKSNTENNLWIYILTLGKEKEITNEEIRSLIFEKFGFLPGKLLTKRVLYLLRTQGYIKKERFKGKPAFSTTKKGIRELEKMKSFSQELLEKL, encoded by the coding sequence ATGTTACCATTTGAGAGATTTAAAAAATCAAATACTGAAAATAATCTCTGGATTTATATTCTAACCCTGGGAAAAGAAAAAGAAATTACAAATGAAGAAATTAGAAGTTTGATTTTTGAAAAATTTGGCTTTTTGCCTGGCAAGTTATTAACAAAAAGAGTATTATATCTTCTCAGAACTCAGGGATACATTAAAAAAGAAAGGTTTAAGGGAAAACCTGCTTTTAGCACAACAAAAAAAGGAATAAGAGAACTTGAAAAGATGAAAAGTTTTTCTCAAGAATTATTGGAAAAATTGTAA
- a CDS encoding inositol-3-phosphate synthase, with translation MKKGIKIAIVGLGNCASSLIQGIFYYKNVKTDDELIPGLMHNLINKYRVSDIKPVIAFDIDKRKVGKDISKAIFAKPNCTKVFNSKIPNLKAKVKMGPVLDGVAKHLKNYPEEKRFAVSKEKPVDVVKELKKSGAEILINYCPVGSQKATEFYAKAALKTGCAFLNCMPVFIVSNKSWAEKFKKKNLPCIGDDIKSQVGATIIHRILSHLFSERGVKIDKSYQLNVGGNTDFLNMLSRSRLKSKKISKTESVESQLSKRLSYDNLHVGPSDYVPWLKDNKVCFIRIEGRKFGNMPVEVELRLSVEDSPNSGGCVIDAIRLLRIALDRNIGGSLISASAYFMKSPPIQFTDEKAREMVEDFILGKREK, from the coding sequence ATGAAAAAAGGAATCAAAATTGCTATTGTAGGACTGGGGAATTGTGCCTCATCTCTAATCCAGGGTATTTTTTACTATAAAAACGTAAAAACTGACGATGAATTAATACCCGGTTTAATGCACAATCTTATTAACAAATACAGAGTGTCTGATATAAAACCTGTAATTGCTTTTGATATTGATAAGAGAAAGGTTGGAAAAGATATTTCAAAAGCAATCTTTGCCAAACCTAATTGTACAAAAGTCTTTAATTCTAAGATACCAAATTTGAAGGCAAAAGTAAAAATGGGTCCTGTTTTAGACGGAGTAGCTAAACACTTAAAAAATTATCCTGAAGAAAAAAGGTTTGCCGTATCAAAAGAAAAACCTGTAGACGTTGTAAAAGAATTAAAAAAGTCAGGAGCTGAAATCTTAATAAATTATTGTCCTGTTGGCTCTCAAAAAGCAACAGAATTTTATGCCAAAGCAGCTTTAAAAACCGGGTGCGCTTTCTTAAACTGTATGCCGGTTTTCATAGTTTCAAATAAAAGTTGGGCAGAAAAGTTCAAAAAGAAAAATCTACCTTGTATCGGAGATGATATTAAGTCTCAGGTAGGAGCTACTATTATTCATCGGATATTGAGCCATCTTTTTTCCGAAAGGGGAGTCAAAATAGATAAATCTTATCAGCTAAACGTAGGAGGAAATACTGACTTTTTAAATATGCTTTCTCGCTCACGCCTTAAATCAAAAAAAATCTCAAAAACAGAAAGTGTTGAATCTCAGCTTTCAAAAAGATTAAGTTATGACAACTTACATGTGGGTCCTTCAGATTATGTTCCCTGGTTAAAAGATAATAAAGTTTGTTTTATCAGAATTGAAGGAAGAAAGTTCGGTAATATGCCGGTTGAAGTTGAATTAAGACTTTCTGTTGAAGATTCTCCAAACTCTGGAGGGTGCGTGATTGATGCTATTAGATTATTAAGGATTGCCTTAGATAGAAATATAGGAGGTTCTTTAATTTCAGCTTCAGCTTATTTTATGAAATCACCACCGATTCAATTTACAGACGAAAAAGCAAGAGAAATGGTTGAAGATTTCATTTTAGGAAAAAGAGAAAAATAG
- a CDS encoding helix-turn-helix transcriptional regulator encodes MLPMERLQKSNTKENLWLYILSLLKKRKIYGWEIPTLIKKNFNFKPGRITPYRVLYRLEKEGLVKSKMEERRRIYQITKKGEEELKRAKGFYKEVLKKLK; translated from the coding sequence ATGTTGCCAATGGAACGACTTCAAAAATCAAATACCAAGGAGAATTTATGGCTCTATATTCTTTCTCTGCTTAAAAAGAGGAAGATTTACGGTTGGGAAATCCCCACTCTCATTAAAAAAAACTTTAATTTTAAACCAGGTAGAATTACTCCCTACAGAGTACTCTATAGATTAGAAAAAGAAGGTTTGGTTAAAAGCAAAATGGAAGAAAGAAGAAGAATTTATCAAATTACAAAAAAGGGGGAAGAAGAATTGAAACGAGCTAAAGGATTTTACAAAGAAGTTTTGAAAAAATTAAAATGA
- a CDS encoding elongation factor P: MVSYSELKKGVKIILEKEPYEIIDSAPMFKARGHSVLQTRLRNLKTGNVISRTLHPSDSFEEADILKKKAKFLYFHREKYVFCDKDNPSNRFELKAEQIEGKKGFLKPNQIVEALIFGDEIINISLPIKINLKVTEAPPGLKGERAQSGTKTVSLETGVKINVPLFVKRGDIIEVNTETGEYVRRIE, from the coding sequence ATGGTTTCTTATTCTGAACTAAAAAAAGGCGTAAAAATTATTTTAGAAAAAGAACCCTATGAAATAATTGACTCAGCTCCCATGTTTAAAGCAAGGGGGCATTCTGTTTTGCAAACGAGGTTAAGGAACTTAAAAACAGGAAATGTTATTTCCCGTACTTTACATCCTTCTGATTCCTTTGAAGAAGCAGATATTTTAAAAAAGAAAGCTAAATTCCTCTATTTCCATAGAGAAAAGTATGTCTTCTGTGATAAAGACAATCCTTCAAATAGATTTGAATTAAAAGCTGAACAAATTGAAGGAAAAAAAGGATTTTTAAAACCAAATCAGATTGTAGAAGCTTTAATTTTTGGGGATGAAATAATTAATATTTCTTTGCCCATTAAGATTAATTTGAAAGTAACAGAGGCTCCGCCCGGTCTCAAAGGTGAAAGGGCTCAATCAGGAACAAAAACAGTTAGTTTGGAAACAGGAGTTAAAATAAATGTTCCCCTCTTTGTTAAGAGAGGAGACATAATTGAGGTTAATACTGAAACAGGAGAATATGTAAGAAGGATTGAATAA
- a CDS encoding adenylyltransferase/cytidyltransferase family protein: MGGCFNLIHPGHIYFLKEAKKLGGELIVVLTNDKNNKKPYAISAKERKKILKSLNIADRILIGDPKNKTKIVEMIKPDIIALGYDQELPDGLENFKHVRIKRFGGYSTNSSNHPGKK, from the coding sequence GTGGGTGGATGCTTCAACCTAATCCATCCAGGACATATATACTTTTTAAAAGAGGCGAAGAAGCTCGGTGGTGAGTTAATCGTCGTTTTAACCAATGATAAAAATAATAAAAAACCTTATGCTATTTCAGCTAAAGAAAGAAAAAAAATATTAAAGTCTTTAAATATAGCTGATAGAATTTTAATAGGGGACCCTAAAAATAAAACAAAAATTGTAGAAATGATAAAGCCTGATATAATTGCGTTAGGATATGACCAGGAATTGCCTGACGGTTTAGAAAATTTTAAGCATGTTCGAATTAAAAGGTTTGGCGGTTATTCTACAAATTCCAGTAACCACCCAGGAAAAAAATAG
- a CDS encoding phosphopantothenoylcysteine decarboxylase: MKSSALRNLKVLITAGATREYIDPIRFISNASSGKMGVAMAQEALDRKAKVTIVWGKGTAKLPKNAKVINVETTKEMCRAVVKELKEENYDVFVATAAAADYTPVKKKGSKIPSKQKGLVIPLKPTPKVIERARKVAPRVFICAFKAEVNVSKKMLIEKAYNRLKEVELDLMVSNDIGKEGCGFGVDTNEVYIINSTKKIVHFAINTKQKIAAGVWDVIYSKIKEER; encoded by the coding sequence ATGAAAAGTTCAGCTTTGAGAAATTTAAAAGTATTAATAACAGCCGGTGCCACCAGGGAATATATTGACCCCATTCGCTTTATAAGCAATGCCTCTTCCGGAAAGATGGGGGTAGCAATGGCCCAAGAAGCCTTAGATAGAAAAGCTAAGGTAACCATTGTCTGGGGAAAGGGAACAGCAAAACTGCCCAAGAATGCTAAAGTAATTAATGTTGAAACAACGAAAGAAATGTGCAGAGCCGTGGTCAAAGAATTAAAAGAGGAAAATTATGATGTTTTTGTTGCAACTGCAGCAGCGGCTGACTACACTCCTGTTAAAAAAAAAGGAAGTAAAATTCCATCCAAACAAAAAGGCCTCGTTATTCCTTTAAAACCAACACCAAAAGTAATTGAACGGGCAAGAAAAGTGGCTCCCCGTGTCTTTATTTGTGCTTTTAAGGCAGAAGTTAATGTATCTAAAAAGATGTTAATTGAAAAGGCATACAACAGACTCAAAGAAGTAGAATTAGATTTGATGGTTTCTAATGATATAGGAAAAGAAGGCTGTGGTTTCGGAGTCGATACCAATGAAGTTTATATTATCAACTCAACTAAAAAGATTGTTCACTTTGCTATTAATACGAAGCAAAAAATAGCGGCAGGAGTTTGGGATGTAATTTACAGTAAAATTAAAGAAGAAAGATAA
- a CDS encoding DUF2330 domain-containing protein translates to MKKIYFYLLISFLILIFPVLVFADGGMIPWPPDVHLDQSAQNAIVAWNGDEEIIILSINIESSANTTALRIIPLPSNPSEIKEGTFESFERLIEIMNEKIEAARKQYPGLGDKEAQVPAIGIEITFQKRIGAHDITVVKVNDLDYFLDWVRDFAKNKGFQQKEISSEFKDGVANYLKKDIKYFVFDVIEAGQEKESIKPLIYSFENDFLYYPILISGISEISESRAEINLFLITKKEVKFTNVPYSYYGRYWFSNYGYPVELTKKELEEISQEVADLFEEEVQVRKASIYAKLNDLKRDLMLFPSSLWDKSLTLGSKGEEVRTIQQILINEGLWDAEVGATGYFGPITKTTLAKFQEKYSQDILEPLNLKSGTGYFGSKTKDYLKKLSLSVEQKELTFNLNLTLGMKGDDVKALQRILIEEGVWERPGIGATGYFGLITKAAVIRYQEKYASEILAPIRLIKGTGFVGSSTRAHLEKKLSGE, encoded by the coding sequence ATGAAAAAAATATATTTTTACCTTTTAATAAGTTTTTTGATTCTAATCTTTCCTGTTTTGGTTTTTGCTGATGGGGGAATGATTCCCTGGCCTCCTGATGTTCATTTAGATCAATCTGCTCAGAATGCAATAGTGGCCTGGAATGGCGATGAGGAAATAATTATTCTTTCCATTAATATAGAAAGTTCTGCTAATACCACTGCTTTAAGGATTATACCCTTGCCCTCTAATCCTTCGGAAATCAAAGAAGGAACTTTTGAATCTTTTGAAAGGCTAATAGAGATTATGAACGAGAAAATAGAAGCAGCCAGAAAGCAATATCCGGGATTAGGGGACAAAGAAGCTCAGGTGCCAGCTATTGGGATAGAAATTACTTTTCAAAAAAGAATTGGAGCCCATGACATAACGGTGGTTAAAGTAAATGATTTAGATTATTTCTTAGATTGGGTGAGAGATTTTGCTAAAAATAAAGGATTTCAGCAAAAAGAAATTTCTTCTGAATTCAAAGATGGGGTAGCTAATTATTTGAAGAAAGATATAAAATACTTTGTTTTTGATGTTATTGAAGCGGGTCAGGAAAAAGAAAGTATAAAACCCTTAATTTATAGTTTTGAAAATGACTTTCTTTATTATCCAATTCTCATCAGCGGAATTTCGGAAATTAGTGAAAGTAGAGCTGAGATTAATCTATTTCTTATTACCAAAAAAGAAGTTAAATTCACCAATGTCCCTTATAGTTACTACGGACGTTATTGGTTTAGTAATTATGGATATCCTGTGGAATTAACTAAAAAAGAATTAGAAGAAATTTCCCAAGAAGTAGCAGATTTGTTTGAAGAAGAAGTTCAAGTAAGGAAAGCCTCTATTTATGCCAAACTAAATGATTTAAAAAGAGATTTAATGCTATTTCCCTCTTCTCTTTGGGATAAAAGTTTAACATTAGGAAGTAAGGGAGAAGAAGTAAGAACTATACAGCAAATATTGATAAATGAAGGTTTATGGGATGCTGAGGTCGGGGCTACTGGTTATTTTGGACCAATTACCAAAACCACTCTGGCAAAATTTCAAGAGAAATACAGTCAAGATATTTTAGAACCACTTAATCTGAAATCTGGAACAGGATATTTCGGCTCAAAAACTAAAGACTATTTAAAAAAATTATCTTTATCGGTTGAACAAAAAGAATTAACTTTTAATCTAAATTTAACTTTAGGAATGAAGGGTGATGATGTTAAAGCTTTACAAAGGATATTAATAGAAGAAGGAGTATGGGAAAGACCAGGTATTGGAGCTACGGGATATTTCGGGCTGATTACTAAGGCAGCAGTGATTAGATATCAAGAAAAATACGCTTCAGAAATTTTAGCACCCATAAGATTGATAAAAGGCACTGGTTTTGTCGGATCTTCAACCCGGGCACATTTAGAGAAGAAGTTAAGTGGGGAATAA
- the cyaB gene encoding class IV adenylate cyclase — protein sequence MKDIEIEIQVNIEESKPLIDFLERNAEFKSEKHQIDEYFSPTHRNFIEVRPVKEWLRLRNSDGKHSINYKNWHFDESGESHYCNEYQTNLEDLTQLKKILDVLNFKSIVKVDKKRRVWRYKDYEISLDSVKGLGYFVEIEYVGPDKNPNPKKITEEMIDFLKNLGCGKIKRNYVGYPFQLLFPEEVKFEEQ from the coding sequence ATGAAAGATATTGAAATTGAAATTCAAGTCAATATTGAAGAAAGTAAGCCTTTAATAGATTTTTTAGAAAGAAATGCTGAATTTAAATCAGAAAAACATCAAATAGATGAGTACTTTTCTCCAACTCATCGCAATTTTATTGAAGTTCGTCCTGTAAAGGAGTGGCTAAGATTAAGAAATTCAGATGGTAAACACTCTATAAACTATAAAAATTGGCACTTTGATGAAAGTGGGGAAAGCCATTATTGTAATGAATACCAGACCAATCTAGAAGATTTAACTCAATTAAAAAAGATATTAGATGTTCTTAATTTTAAATCCATCGTTAAAGTGGATAAAAAAAGGAGAGTTTGGAGATACAAAGATTACGAAATTTCCTTAGATTCAGTAAAAGGACTTGGATATTTCGTGGAAATTGAATATGTTGGTCCCGATAAAAACCCAAATCCCAAAAAAATTACAGAAGAAATGATAGATTTTCTTAAAAACCTTGGTTGTGGAAAGATAAAAAGGAATTATGTAGGTTATCCATTTCAATTGTTATTCCCGGAAGAAGTAAAGTTTGAAGAACAATAG
- a CDS encoding ATP-binding protein, translating into MKKSNKKPVAHMLYGFVGAGKTTFAKKLEKKTGALRFTNDEWMISLYGSNPPAEKFAEYHERTTKLLLDTAFKCLKAGVDIILDDGFWSRSRRDEMRDRITKAGANFQLYHIKCSDELMKQRTLKRSDDSPKDAFYINEAAIKTFKKRFEPLDDDEEHIVIEDGVE; encoded by the coding sequence ATGAAAAAGTCTAATAAAAAGCCCGTTGCTCATATGCTTTATGGGTTCGTCGGTGCTGGTAAAACTACATTTGCTAAAAAGCTTGAAAAGAAAACAGGTGCTTTGCGATTTACAAACGATGAGTGGATGATTTCTCTATACGGTAGCAATCCACCCGCTGAAAAGTTTGCCGAGTACCATGAACGAACGACCAAGCTTTTGTTAGATACCGCTTTTAAATGTCTAAAAGCTGGTGTTGATATCATTCTGGACGATGGTTTTTGGAGTAGGTCTCGACGAGATGAAATGAGAGATCGCATCACAAAAGCAGGGGCAAATTTTCAGCTCTATCACATTAAATGCTCCGATGAATTGATGAAGCAACGAACTTTAAAACGTAGCGATGATTCACCAAAAGACGCTTTTTATATAAACGAAGCGGCAATTAAAACTTTCAAAAAACGTTTTGAGCCACTAGACGATGACGAAGAGCATATAGTAATCGAAGACGGTGTAGAATAA
- the mltG gene encoding endolytic transglycosylase MltG produces MTRNKKIGIISGIILVIGIPIGIYQCLFSAPEKGLEMERIVINLGTTEEELIYKLKEQGYIRSEWAFRFVLKTKGWEGKIEPGGYKISKNMNVWTLVDTFIRFRYQNWVVIPEGLRKEEIAEILQEELYWLDNRKEEFLDYAKEGYLFPDTYLLQVLNFENMAEQAAKRMESNFNEKCQEIFKEFAEQNIRNDTAIILASIIQREAANEEEMPLIAGIIWNRLLKPMPLEIDATIQYVVGEQGRWWRPVTPEEYKIESPYNTYLHEGKPPAPICNPGLAAIEAVVYDQPSDYLYYLHDSEGQIHLAKTYEEHKENIEKYLLETIIGTITDIALSAKVITIRDEQGKEISLAITEKTTLLNKDGGKVELKDFQSGENITAAGRWTGENTFIPSIIRKK; encoded by the coding sequence ATGACTAGAAATAAAAAAATTGGAATTATAAGCGGGATAATTTTGGTGATAGGGATTCCTATTGGAATATACCAATGTTTATTTTCAGCTCCAGAAAAAGGATTAGAAATGGAGAGAATCGTTATTAATCTCGGTACAACCGAAGAAGAACTAATATATAAACTAAAAGAACAGGGTTATATAAGAAGCGAGTGGGCATTTAGGTTTGTATTAAAAACAAAAGGATGGGAAGGAAAGATAGAGCCAGGTGGATACAAAATTTCAAAAAATATGAATGTCTGGACTTTAGTAGATACTTTTATTAGATTTCGATACCAGAATTGGGTAGTAATACCAGAAGGACTGCGGAAGGAAGAAATTGCCGAGATATTACAAGAAGAACTTTATTGGTTAGACAACAGAAAAGAGGAATTCTTAGATTACGCCAAAGAAGGATATTTGTTCCCCGACACTTATTTACTTCAAGTGCTTAATTTTGAAAATATGGCAGAACAAGCGGCTAAAAGAATGGAAAGTAATTTTAATGAGAAGTGTCAAGAAATATTTAAAGAATTCGCAGAGCAAAACATCCGTAATGATACCGCAATCATTCTTGCCTCTATCATTCAAAGAGAAGCAGCCAATGAAGAAGAGATGCCGTTGATAGCGGGAATTATTTGGAACAGATTGCTTAAACCAATGCCGTTAGAAATTGACGCAACCATCCAATACGTTGTCGGAGAACAAGGCAGGTGGTGGAGACCAGTAACGCCAGAAGAATACAAAATAGAATCGCCATATAATACTTACCTGCACGAAGGTAAACCGCCAGCCCCAATCTGCAATCCGGGATTAGCAGCAATTGAAGCAGTAGTCTACGACCAGCCCAGCGATTACCTTTACTACTTACACGACAGCGAGGGGCAAATTCACCTTGCCAAAACCTACGAGGAACACAAAGAGAACATAGAAAAATACCTTCTCGAAACTATAATAGGAACAATTACAGATATAGCATTAAGTGCCAAAGTCATCACAATACGAGATGAGCAAGGGAAGGAAATAAGTTTGGCAATTACCGAGAAAACGACACTTTTGAACAAAGATGGAGGCAAGGTAGAATTAAAAGATTTTCAATCTGGAGAGAATATTACTGCCGCAGGCAGATGGACGGGCGAAAATACATTTATACCATCAATAATTCGAAAGAAATAA